The genomic interval CGCCATCGCGCAGGCGCACCCAGATGGTCCGGTAGTCACTCTGGCCCCCGCGCGCGATGATGAACGGATGCTTGGTCCGGAGCTCGAGGAACTCGGCTTCCAGATGAAGGCGCTGGGTCACGGGAGCCTCGGACTGGTCGGAGGGTGGTCGGGGGGCGCGGCTTGTAGACTAGGCGAGCGCGGTCACGTGCGCCAGCGCCCCATCAGCGAGGCGGGAGGGAACGTAGCCGCCCTCCAGCAGCCCGACGATCGGCGCGTGGGGCAGCCGCTCGCGAAGCCGCAGCGTCAGGTCGGCGTAATGTGCGGGCTCCAGGGTGAAGCCGCCGAGCGGATCGCCCCGCATAGAGTCGAAGCCGGCGGAGACGAGGACCAGCGCTGGGCTCCAGTCCTGGGTCGCGGCCTGGACGGCCGCCCAGAGATCGTCCACGTAGAGCGTCGGCGGCTTCCCGGGCCCGCGCGGAACGTTGAAGATGTTGCCCACTCCCCGCTCCTCCGCCATCCCGGTGCCAGGATACCACGGGTGCTGGTGCAGCGAGACATAGCGGACCGTCTCATCGGCCTGGACCAGCGCCTGAGTGCCGTTGCCGTGGTGCACGTCCCAATCCACGATCAGCACGCGGCGGTGGCCAGCCGCCTGCGCGTGCCGCGCAGCGACCACCACGTTGTTGGTGAGACAGAACCCCATGCCTCTGGCGGCCAGTGCATGATGGCCGGGCGGACGGATGGCGGCGAAGGCATTCCCTCGCCCGGCCAGGGCATGCTCCACCGCCGCGAGCGCGGCACCGGTGGCGCCAAGGACCGCAGCCCAGCTCGCATCGTTCAGAATGGTGTCGAGAAAGAGCGCACCGCCGCCCCGCGCGCTCATCGATTCGAGACTGCGAAGATAGTTGTCGGGATGAACGGCGAGGAGTGCCTCACGGGGCCCCGGCGCGGCCTCGATTACATGGACGGCGGAGCGGCTCCGGAGCGCGGAGAGCAGCACGTTGAGTCGGGCGGGCGTCTCCGGGTGGTCGGGGCCGGGGTCGTGCCGCAGACAGTCCGGGTGCGTGAAGACGCGAATGGGCACCCGGGGTGCTCCCGCTAGCGAACCGGCTGCCGGCGGCGGCGAAGCACGATCAGCGCCCCGTTGGGCACCAGCCCCGCCTCGGCCAATGAGCGCGACTCGTCCTCCAACTCGGCACCGCGGAACTTGAGGAGGTACGCGTCCGGATTGCCGATGACCCGGGTGGCCTGAAGCGCCTGCCGCTTCACTTCGGCCAGCGGCGTGGAGGCCGGGAGATCGAGCCGCACCTGGTCCCAGGCATCCTGGACCATGACGCGCAGCGGGATGACCGCGCTCACGCCACGGTCTCCGAGGGCGCGGGCAGCGTGGAGAGGAACCGGTCGACCTGCTGGTCGAACAGCAGAGTCGAGGCGCGCACCCGGGTCCCGTCCCCCGAGGCCATCACCGCGATCGCGATCTCCTCCCCGCCCTGGCCGCGCAGCGTCAGGTAAGTGGGCCCCTCCTTCTCCGGAAATGCGGCCTGCATCGGGATCCGCTCCCCGAAGAACCGCTTGGCCCGGCGAAGCACCTCCGCGCCGTCCAGCGTCGTGACGACCTGGTACACCATGGCGAGACTCAGTGGGTTGAGGTTTGCTGGCCCACGGAGCGGATGGCGATCCCCGTCGGCTGGCCCGGTACCGCGATGCTGGAGATCAGCCTGCGGGAGGCAAGGTCGATGACGTCCACCGCCCCGGGATCGGCGCCGATCGATTCGCAGGACACGTACGCCAGCCGTCCGTCGGGCGAGAAGGCCACGCCGTGCACGACCTTCTTGCTGGTGGAAATCCGGGCCAGCTCGGTCAGGCCGACGGCGTCAACCAGGCTCACGCTCTGGTCCTTCTTGTTGGTGACGATCACCAGCTTGCCGTCGGGCGACGGCTCCACGTTGTAGGCGCCCTTCCCCAGCGGGATCTCCTTCGTCCGGGTGAGCGTGGCCGCATCCCAGACCTGCAGGCTGTTGCCGTAATTACAGGCGACGTAGAGCCGGCGGTCGTCCGGTGAGACCGACACGAACGTGGGCGCGCATTCCATCGACATGCCCGCCATCGCGTGGGGCCCTCCGGTTGCGGCCCGCCGGGTGATGGCGAAGGTGCCCACCTGGAGCTCCAGGATCTCGTCACTGTGCATGCAGGAGAGATAGACCCGAGTGCCCGCATGATTCACCTTCACCCCGTGCGGCATATCGCAGGACGGGAGGTCGGTGATCTTGGTCATGGTGGGGAGATGAACCACCGAGACGACGTTGACCCGGGGATGATCCCCGTGGAAGTCGGAGTTGGCCACGAAGGCGAACTGGCCGTCGGGCGTGAGCCCGATGGTGGTGGGAAAGAGCTCGACTTCGGCGCGGCCAAGGAGCGTGTCCCCCGCCACGTCGAGCTTCCAGAGCGAGCCGAATGGCGTGCCGTGCGCGATGGTGACGTAGTAGCTCTTCTGATCGCGCGAGACCGCGAGGTTGTGCGGACCGTCGTTGTCGGACGGCATGAGGCCGACCGGCACCACATGATCGCGCGCCAGCCCTCCCGCCACCGGCTTGAGCCAGGTGACGAGGTCGGCGGATTCACTCACCACGCCGACCCGGTAGCCCGGGTCCGCACTCTGGGCCTGCGCTGCTCCGGCGAGCCCAAGGCTCGCCACCGCCAGCCGGCGAATCACTGCGAGGGTCCTTTCCGCGACGAGCGGGGAAGATAACCTGGCGGCACTCCCCGCTGGCTCAGAGGCGCGCCGCCAGGTACTCCGCCACCTGGTCCAGACCCACCCGCTCCTGTTGCATCGAATCGCGATGACGCACGGTGACTGTCCGGGCGCTGGTCGTCTCACCATCCACCGTAATGCCGAACGGGGTACCCGCCTCGTCCATTCGACGGTAGCGCCGGCCGATCGCGCCGCTGTCGTCGTAGAAACAGGGGAACCGGCGCTTGAGCCCGTGATAGAGCTCGGTGGCCAGCTCCGGCATTCCATCCTTTTTCACCAGCGGAAAGACGCCCGCCTTGATCGGGGCGACCGCGGGGTGAAGACCGAGCACCACACGGGTCTCTCCTTCCACCTGCTCCTCACGGTAGGCATCCACCAGCAGGGTCAGCGCCACCCGGTCGGCCCCGGCGGAGGTCTCGACGATGTTGGGGAGGTAGCGCTGGTTGGCCGCCTGGTCGAAGTACTCCAGCTTCTTGCCGGAGAACTCCTGGTGCCGGCCGAGATCGAAGTCCCCCCGGTTGTGGACCCCTTCGATCTCCTGCCAGCCGAAGGGAAACTCGTACTGCACGTCGTACGCGGCCCGGGCGTAGTGCGCCAGCTCGGTGGCGTCGTGCTGGTGCCACTGCAGCTTGGCGGGGGTGAGTCCGAGCGCCTGATGCCACTCCATGCGCCAGGCGCGCCACCGCTCGAACCACTCGGCGTCGGTGCCCGGCTGCACGAAGAACTGCATCTCCATCTGCTCGAACTCGCGGGTGCGGAAGATGAAGTTCCCCGGGGTGATCTCGTTGCGGAACGCCTTGCCGATCTGGGCGATGCCGAAGGGCACCTTCTGCCGTGAGCTCTGCAGGACGTTGAGATAGTTGACGTAGATCCCCTGGGCGGTCTCCGGCCTCAGATACACCACGGCCGCCTGCTCCTCCACCGGCCCCATGAAGGTCTTGAACATGAGATTGAAGAGCCGCGGCTCGGTGAGCGTCCCCTTGTTGCCGCAGACGGGGCACTGGGCATCGGGCTGACCCGGGGTGCCTTTGATGCGCGGGTCGTCCGCGCGGAAGCGGGTCTTGCAATGGCGGCAGTCGACCAGCGGGTCGGTGAATCCGGCCACGTGACCGGATGCCTCCCACACCCGGGGATGCATCAGGATGGCGGCATCCAGCCCTTCGATGTCGTCGCGGGCATGCACCATGGCGTCCCACCAGCGATCCTTGACGTTCTTCTTGAGCTCGACGCCCAGCGGCCCGTAATCCCAGACCGACCCCAGCCCGCCGTAGATCTCGGAGGACTGGAAGACGAATCCGCGGCGCTTGCAGAGGGAGACCAGCTTGTCCATCAGGGCGGTATCGGCCATGAAACGCCAGGCGTTGAAGGGAGGGGCTGTCGGAGCGAGGGAAAATAGGGCGGGACAACGTGCGAAGGAAGCCGCGCGAGGTGCCAGGCAGCCATAATCGCCTCGCTGGGCCAGGGCCTGATCTGCCGAATCCACGACTTCCCGCAGATGACCCGTTCCGATCCTCCCGATACCGCCGCGCAACACTTCGTAAGATAATTAGCCACAATAACTTGACCACGGCCGCCCAGTGGCGGAAATCTTGCTTCTGCAGCGGGCACCGCAACCCGGCCGATACCCATGTCCCTGAGCTCGAGGCACGAGGAACCCAGCTCGCCCTCTCCCGCGCCCGGCTCTCCCCCGCCAGGCGCGCGATCCGTCACGACGCTCTCCCGGGACCTGGCTGATTTCCTGGTCGAGTTTTCGATCGTGCTTCACAAGCGCGCGATGTACCCGCTCGGCCACCCCCACCTGCAGGAATCCACCGAGCGCTTCGTCAATCGGCTGGAGTCCTTGCTGGCCCCGCGCGACTCGCTCGCCATCGGCGTGGCCCGCCATCAGCTCATCGTCGCGGGCGTCGCCACCGATCCACGAAATGCCCTGCTGAGTGACCTGGCGCGCCGGCTCCACCGGCACCGCATCGCCACGGTGCGCTTCGAGCGCGGCATCGCGCTGCAGGAGATCGACGAGTTGCTGGGCGTACTGGCGGCGGATCCGCAGGACGAGCGCGGTCCGTTCGGGCTCCGGCCCGAGGCTGGTTCGTCCTGGTCCCATCTCCGGATCCAGCCGCCCGAGCTCACCCGACTCTTCCTCCAGGACGAGGACGAGGGGCCGATCGAGGAGCACACCGCGGGCGGTACCCTGTGGCTAGGCTTGGCTCACCTGGCCCTCACCGCCGACGGTGGTGCCGCCAACGACGCGGAGGACCCACTCCTGGTGGCCCGCGCCATCGACGCGCAGCCCGATCAGGTGGCCTACGACCGCGTGGTCCTCGACTACCTGGGTCAGATCGCCGACGAGATGTCCGGGCGGCAAGGCGCCTGGGAGCCGCGGGTGCGCGAGCGCGTCTCCCGGCTGGTCACCTCGCTCAAACCCGAGACTCTCCGGCGGGTGCTCGAGGCCGGCGCCGATGATCGCGAGCGCCGCCGCTTCGCGCTCACGGCCTCCGAAGTGCTCGCGGTCGACGCGGTGATCGAGGTGGTCGAGGCGGCCGCCACCACGACCGGACAGACCATCTCGCATCAGCTCCTCCGCCTGCTCCACAAGTTTGCCCACCACGCCGAGCAGGGACCCGAGCGGCACCGGGCGGAAGCGGAGTCGACCTTGCGCCGCAACGTGGCGCAGCTCATCACCGATTGGGATCTGGAGGACCCGAACCCCGGCAACTACACGGCGGTGCTGGACGGGATGGTGCGCCAGTCGCCGGATGCGTCGCCCGAGGCAGAGGAGCGGCTCGACTGCGAGCCCCAGGTGGTGCTGCAGATCGCGCTGGAGATCGACTGCGACGGTCCCCGTGTCCGCGGGGCGATCGACGACCTCCTGAGCGACGGGCAGACCGGGGCCGCGATCGAGCTGCTGTGCCGCGCACCCACGCCGTCCGCCCTGGCGGACGAGCTCTGGCGACTGGTCGCGACGCCGGCCCGGCTCCGGACGGAGCTGTCAGCGGAGCGCATCGACTTCACCCT from Gemmatimonadales bacterium carries:
- a CDS encoding glycine--tRNA ligase; this encodes MADTALMDKLVSLCKRRGFVFQSSEIYGGLGSVWDYGPLGVELKKNVKDRWWDAMVHARDDIEGLDAAILMHPRVWEASGHVAGFTDPLVDCRHCKTRFRADDPRIKGTPGQPDAQCPVCGNKGTLTEPRLFNLMFKTFMGPVEEQAAVVYLRPETAQGIYVNYLNVLQSSRQKVPFGIAQIGKAFRNEITPGNFIFRTREFEQMEMQFFVQPGTDAEWFERWRAWRMEWHQALGLTPAKLQWHQHDATELAHYARAAYDVQYEFPFGWQEIEGVHNRGDFDLGRHQEFSGKKLEYFDQAANQRYLPNIVETSAGADRVALTLLVDAYREEQVEGETRVVLGLHPAVAPIKAGVFPLVKKDGMPELATELYHGLKRRFPCFYDDSGAIGRRYRRMDEAGTPFGITVDGETTSARTVTVRHRDSMQQERVGLDQVAEYLAARL
- a CDS encoding cytochrome D1 domain-containing protein codes for the protein MIRRLAVASLGLAGAAQAQSADPGYRVGVVSESADLVTWLKPVAGGLARDHVVPVGLMPSDNDGPHNLAVSRDQKSYYVTIAHGTPFGSLWKLDVAGDTLLGRAEVELFPTTIGLTPDGQFAFVANSDFHGDHPRVNVVSVVHLPTMTKITDLPSCDMPHGVKVNHAGTRVYLSCMHSDEILELQVGTFAITRRAATGGPHAMAGMSMECAPTFVSVSPDDRRLYVACNYGNSLQVWDAATLTRTKEIPLGKGAYNVEPSPDGKLVIVTNKKDQSVSLVDAVGLTELARISTSKKVVHGVAFSPDGRLAYVSCESIGADPGAVDVIDLASRRLISSIAVPGQPTGIAIRSVGQQTSTH
- a CDS encoding histone deacetylase codes for the protein MPIRVFTHPDCLRHDPGPDHPETPARLNVLLSALRSRSAVHVIEAAPGPREALLAVHPDNYLRSLESMSARGGGALFLDTILNDASWAAVLGATGAALAAVEHALAGRGNAFAAIRPPGHHALAARGMGFCLTNNVVVAARHAQAAGHRRVLIVDWDVHHGNGTQALVQADETVRYVSLHQHPWYPGTGMAEERGVGNIFNVPRGPGKPPTLYVDDLWAAVQAATQDWSPALVLVSAGFDSMRGDPLGGFTLEPAHYADLTLRLRERLPHAPIVGLLEGGYVPSRLADGALAHVTALA